The Methanothrix sp. genome includes a window with the following:
- a CDS encoding tetratricopeptide repeat protein, whose translation MRKTTVLLMLVLLFGASMAQNTPNELVDNAKALFAARDYDQALNLTETALRMDGSIEQAWLLRGKILLARGMLRDAYQSFDRATQLAASDAEAWNYKGIVLVAMQRYNDSLVCFDAAIQADPMNYEAWGNKGNTLVSMGKLDDALSAFDRAIIINQTYAGAWIGKGIALYYQERYQEALAMYERALQLDPGNSIALYNKGLALQKLGMNKEAEENFRAAELNRRR comes from the coding sequence ATGAGAAAAACGACAGTGTTGCTCATGCTGGTACTCCTATTCGGTGCATCCATGGCTCAGAACACGCCCAATGAGCTTGTTGACAATGCAAAGGCGCTTTTTGCTGCGAGGGATTACGATCAGGCCCTGAATCTTACAGAGACTGCGCTCAGAATGGACGGCAGCATCGAGCAGGCCTGGCTTCTCCGGGGAAAGATACTGCTCGCAAGAGGCATGCTGAGAGATGCATACCAGAGCTTCGACAGGGCCACACAGCTCGCTGCATCTGATGCAGAGGCATGGAACTACAAGGGGATCGTGCTGGTGGCGATGCAGAGATACAACGATTCGCTCGTGTGTTTCGATGCGGCAATCCAGGCAGATCCAATGAACTACGAGGCCTGGGGCAACAAAGGCAACACGCTCGTGAGCATGGGGAAGCTCGATGACGCACTATCAGCATTCGATAGGGCCATCATCATCAATCAGACGTACGCAGGTGCCTGGATAGGCAAGGGGATAGCCCTCTACTACCAGGAGAGGTACCAAGAGGCACTGGCGATGTATGAGAGGGCCCTCCAGCTGGATCCAGGCAACTCTATCGCCCTTTACAACAAGGGCCTGGCGTTGCAAAAGCTCGGCATGAATAAAGAGGCTGAGGAGAACTTCAGAGCTGCAGAGCTGAACCGGAGGAGATGA
- the comD gene encoding sulfopyruvate decarboxylase subunit alpha, producing MFNICPGELVYRGLKRAGINLVASVPCVNLQELLCLLSSDPDIIHVPVTREEEGIGVCAGAYMGGRSPAIAMQNSGLGNSINALASLNMLYGIPLLMVISHRGTEGERLVGQIPMGRLTEPLLKTMGIKFFRPRPNEAEGTVEAAWSLAVNEKRPVAVLLDIKFWEGR from the coding sequence ATGTTCAATATCTGCCCAGGTGAGCTGGTCTACAGAGGTTTAAAGAGAGCAGGCATAAACCTCGTCGCATCCGTTCCCTGTGTGAACCTTCAGGAGCTTCTGTGCCTCCTCTCCTCCGATCCTGATATCATCCACGTGCCTGTCACAAGAGAGGAGGAGGGCATCGGGGTATGCGCTGGCGCATACATGGGCGGCAGGAGCCCGGCGATTGCGATGCAGAACTCAGGTCTTGGGAACAGCATAAACGCCCTGGCGTCCCTGAACATGCTCTACGGGATACCGCTGCTGATGGTGATAAGCCACCGGGGGACTGAGGGGGAGCGGCTTGTGGGTCAGATCCCCATGGGAAGGCTGACAGAGCCGCTGCTGAAGACGATGGGGATCAAATTCTTCAGGCCGCGACCAAATGAAGCGGAGGGGACGGTAGAGGCCGCATGGAGCCTTGCAGTGAATGAAAAGCGGCCTGTTGCGGTTCTGCTTGACATAAAGTTCTGGGAGGGCAGATGA
- the comE gene encoding sulfopyruvate decarboxylase subunit beta, which yields MRRIDAIAIIAEVADASNALIVCNLGYPSRELFSVRDRPENFYMLGSMGLASSIALGLSLSLPDRRVVAIDGDGAVLMNLGTLATIASFAPTNYLLVVLDNRVYGSTGCQPTCTSRCTDLAAVARGAGVRDVRVVTSEEELRMSLSGSGVVVATVEPGNADVPVIPLSPEGILSRFMERASPRMRRS from the coding sequence ATGAGAAGGATAGATGCGATAGCGATCATAGCAGAGGTGGCTGATGCATCGAATGCCCTCATAGTCTGCAATCTGGGTTACCCGAGCAGGGAGCTTTTCTCCGTCAGAGACAGGCCGGAGAACTTCTACATGCTGGGATCGATGGGTCTGGCCTCCTCCATAGCTCTGGGTCTCTCGCTGTCTCTTCCTGATAGGAGGGTTGTAGCAATCGATGGAGATGGAGCGGTACTCATGAACCTCGGCACGCTTGCGACCATCGCGAGCTTTGCCCCGACCAATTACCTTCTCGTCGTGCTCGACAACCGTGTGTATGGTTCCACGGGATGCCAGCCAACATGTACATCCAGATGCACAGATCTGGCTGCAGTCGCGCGTGGCGCAGGTGTGAGGGATGTGAGGGTTGTGACAAGCGAAGAAGAGCTCAGGATGAGCCTCTCCGGGAGTGGTGTGGTCGTGGCCACTGTGGAGCCAGGAAACGCAGACGTCCCTGTGATTCCTCTATCCCCTGAGGGGATCCTGAGCAGGTTCATGGAGAGAGCCTCTCCACGCATGCGGAGATCCTGA
- a CDS encoding methanogenesis marker 16 metalloprotein — protein MRSIAEIDERIRRGEATVLTAEEVRGLVEENAIKELQDVDVITTATRAVMSGTYAVLSFGFAEKGSFTRAVSARINGVPAHVGPCPNERLGHMDLIVFGTAHRDGRYGGGHLFRDLVAGRSVCVDVETSDGRSISRDITIDEIPHARIFGTRHAFMNYSAFVNAGSDALSTIFHAIPFPPDMSGASFSGCGILNPLKNDPLLETIGIGTRVLINGAEGFVIGTGTRSTPERPNLSGFADMHQMMPEFMGGFVTSAGPECITSWAVPVPVLSRHVLDAALLPERSIPMPVMDISTRSTLWAADYAQVWEDVDLAVHVRADSCRDCGDCIAERRCPMGAIERPVRIDRSLCFNCGLCSVLCPDVFRARLGSIRSPDGLDIPVTLRQSDRLRALRLAEILKKRILDGSFRISACVERLSP, from the coding sequence ATGAGATCGATTGCAGAGATAGACGAGCGGATACGCAGGGGTGAGGCTACTGTGCTCACCGCTGAGGAGGTGAGGGGTCTTGTGGAGGAGAACGCGATCAAAGAGCTTCAGGATGTGGATGTTATCACAACGGCCACGAGAGCTGTCATGAGCGGGACGTACGCCGTGCTCTCATTCGGATTCGCGGAAAAAGGCTCGTTCACCCGCGCGGTGAGCGCTAGGATCAATGGCGTGCCTGCGCATGTGGGTCCGTGCCCAAATGAGAGGCTGGGTCACATGGATCTCATCGTCTTCGGTACCGCACACAGGGACGGAAGGTACGGCGGTGGTCATCTGTTCAGAGACCTTGTTGCCGGAAGAAGTGTTTGTGTTGATGTGGAGACATCAGATGGGCGCAGCATATCGAGAGATATCACCATCGATGAGATACCGCATGCTAGGATCTTCGGCACGAGGCACGCGTTCATGAACTACTCCGCGTTCGTGAATGCGGGGAGTGATGCCCTGAGCACGATATTCCATGCGATCCCGTTTCCTCCGGACATGAGCGGTGCTTCTTTCTCAGGGTGTGGCATTCTGAACCCCCTCAAGAACGATCCACTCCTGGAGACGATAGGCATCGGAACGCGGGTTCTCATAAACGGGGCTGAGGGCTTCGTTATCGGGACAGGGACAAGAAGCACTCCCGAGAGGCCAAATCTATCCGGGTTCGCTGACATGCATCAGATGATGCCTGAGTTCATGGGAGGCTTCGTGACATCTGCAGGTCCGGAGTGCATAACCTCATGGGCCGTGCCGGTTCCTGTTCTGAGCAGGCACGTTCTCGATGCTGCTTTGCTTCCTGAAAGATCCATTCCGATGCCGGTGATGGACATCAGCACGCGATCCACTCTGTGGGCTGCGGATTACGCGCAGGTCTGGGAGGATGTGGATCTCGCTGTTCATGTGAGAGCGGATTCGTGCAGGGATTGCGGGGATTGCATCGCAGAGAGGAGATGCCCGATGGGCGCAATCGAAAGACCGGTGCGCATAGACAGGAGCCTGTGCTTCAACTGCGGCCTCTGCTCGGTGCTCTGCCCGGATGTCTTCCGCGCGCGGCTTGGCTCAATAAGATCGCCGGATGGTCTGGATATTCCCGTGACGTTGAGACAGTCAGACCGCCTGCGCGCTCTCAGGCTTGCGGAGATTCTCAAAAAGAGGATACTCGATGGGAGCTTCAGGATCTCCGCATGCGTGGAGAGGCTCTCTCCATGA
- a CDS encoding right-handed parallel beta-helix repeat-containing protein translates to MAGDLLYSDDFSDPSSGWPRVTTESYRMDYMSGMYHIYVNTSNTVKNAKVPVENEFSDFVLETTAYVVDVPEYGEFGLNLRRDAESDDFYRLVLNTDHKFAFFKYKNEAWTDLIPWTRSDAVGLDVNKIRVVASGDDFTIYINDRWVGSCKDSSIRSGVIDIFGETQDASYVHVAFDDLKIWSVRGVPEGHVPAGGEILTVGAGKQYSRIQDAINASTEGDTIEVNPGTYRENIVIDRKLTIRGIGMPVIDAGRLGDGITVSADGVTLEGLSVINGRGGFLGYSGIMVYSSSNVIRNNSITLCDKGIELYEAGSNLIEANIIEENDDNGIYLLSGCDENTIRGNRISRNGGDGIHVYESNRNLISNNVIADNIGDDAYDDYNATELGTGDANRWDDGSRGNYYSDNPCTDSNRDGICDSPYSIPGGDGVDRFPLASPSISEEEPTEVPPEESGSATLSGSQSGSVSFGGAAVDIPAGSIPPNEDGTPGTMVVSIERTDMRPELAEGLSSVGEVYQLGPEGTVFERPVQITLRIPEGVDPNTIIGVTTFNATSGKWELIPGTVDPDERTVTVFTDHFSPYSLVSGDDEWMRRNGGWIEVINAHRYNSMPSYIPCANEEGCRRLPTHTEHGICIKNAVFRDPSVASFWTPPGNWMILAYDVMPSSTAGETRTRFWVPAGTYTLTEFLFVSEVNPGDPMYVPCHHAKSKQTKVYQINPGDTLRFDHLDESSLQGSTCFLGGYPCRSAVAAAARTGRQTSVHTGDIQVTLTWYANADIDLYVEDPNGDVVYYSNPQVPSGGQLDRDNMCSNFEMGKPENIFWPTGGAPPGVYKVSVNYYSDCGDVGAVRWTVRTVVGGDVKTYTGVLNTEGETQEVTTFEIR, encoded by the coding sequence ATGGCAGGAGATCTGCTCTATTCAGATGACTTCTCTGATCCATCGAGCGGATGGCCGCGGGTGACCACAGAGAGCTACAGGATGGACTACATGAGTGGCATGTATCACATCTACGTCAACACCTCCAACACCGTAAAAAATGCCAAAGTGCCTGTGGAAAATGAATTCAGTGATTTCGTGCTTGAGACGACTGCATACGTGGTGGACGTGCCTGAGTATGGTGAGTTCGGGCTGAATCTCAGGAGAGATGCGGAGAGCGATGATTTCTACAGGCTTGTGCTGAACACCGATCACAAGTTCGCCTTCTTTAAATATAAAAATGAAGCTTGGACTGATCTCATACCCTGGACTAGGTCAGATGCAGTGGGCCTGGATGTGAACAAAATAAGGGTGGTGGCATCCGGAGATGATTTCACAATATACATAAACGACCGCTGGGTTGGAAGCTGCAAGGACAGCAGCATACGCTCTGGAGTCATAGATATATTCGGCGAGACACAGGATGCGTCGTACGTGCACGTCGCATTCGATGACCTGAAGATATGGTCTGTCAGGGGCGTACCGGAAGGCCATGTACCAGCAGGCGGAGAAATCCTGACGGTTGGTGCGGGTAAGCAGTACTCGCGGATCCAGGACGCCATAAATGCCTCCACTGAGGGAGACACGATCGAGGTCAACCCCGGCACGTACAGGGAGAACATCGTTATCGACAGGAAGCTCACGATACGCGGCATCGGTATGCCTGTGATAGATGCGGGCAGGCTTGGGGATGGCATCACAGTATCTGCGGATGGCGTCACTCTTGAGGGCCTGAGCGTGATCAATGGAAGGGGTGGATTTCTGGGATACTCCGGAATAATGGTCTACTCCAGCAGCAACGTCATAAGAAACAACAGCATAACGCTATGCGATAAGGGGATTGAGCTGTACGAGGCAGGCAGCAACCTGATCGAGGCGAATATCATAGAGGAGAACGATGACAATGGGATATACCTCCTGAGCGGATGTGATGAGAACACGATTAGAGGCAACAGGATATCGAGAAACGGCGGCGATGGGATACATGTTTATGAATCCAATCGGAACCTGATATCCAACAATGTGATTGCAGATAACATCGGTGATGATGCATACGACGATTACAATGCCACAGAGCTCGGGACCGGCGATGCCAACAGATGGGATGACGGATCCAGAGGCAACTACTACAGCGATAATCCCTGCACAGACTCGAACCGCGATGGAATCTGCGACTCTCCATACAGCATTCCAGGCGGTGATGGCGTTGACAGATTCCCGCTTGCATCGCCTTCGATTTCTGAAGAGGAACCGACGGAGGTGCCACCGGAGGAAAGCGGATCTGCCACACTCTCAGGCAGCCAGTCCGGGTCGGTATCTTTCGGCGGTGCTGCTGTTGATATACCCGCCGGATCCATTCCGCCCAACGAGGATGGCACCCCAGGAACAATGGTCGTCAGCATAGAGAGGACAGATATGAGGCCAGAGCTTGCGGAGGGTCTGTCTTCAGTTGGCGAGGTGTATCAGCTCGGGCCTGAGGGCACGGTATTTGAAAGACCGGTGCAGATCACCCTGAGGATACCTGAGGGAGTGGATCCGAACACAATCATCGGAGTGACGACCTTCAACGCCACCTCTGGAAAATGGGAGCTTATACCAGGCACTGTCGATCCGGATGAGAGGACTGTGACGGTATTCACTGATCACTTCTCACCATACTCTCTGGTCAGCGGAGATGATGAATGGATGAGAAGAAACGGCGGCTGGATCGAGGTGATCAATGCACACCGCTACAACAGCATGCCTTCTTACATCCCGTGTGCGAACGAAGAGGGCTGCAGGCGTCTTCCGACGCACACAGAGCACGGCATATGCATAAAGAACGCTGTCTTCAGAGATCCATCTGTGGCGAGCTTCTGGACCCCTCCGGGCAACTGGATGATACTGGCGTATGATGTGATGCCCTCAAGCACTGCAGGCGAGACCAGGACGCGCTTCTGGGTGCCTGCCGGCACTTACACGCTGACCGAGTTTCTCTTCGTGTCAGAGGTGAATCCTGGGGATCCGATGTACGTTCCATGCCATCATGCTAAGTCAAAGCAGACAAAGGTGTACCAGATAAATCCGGGAGATACCCTCCGGTTCGACCATCTGGATGAATCGTCACTCCAGGGGTCGACATGCTTCCTGGGCGGATACCCATGCAGGTCTGCAGTCGCCGCTGCTGCGAGGACCGGAAGGCAGACATCGGTCCACACAGGCGACATCCAGGTCACTCTGACGTGGTATGCGAACGCGGACATCGACCTCTATGTGGAGGATCCGAATGGAGATGTGGTATACTACAGCAACCCCCAGGTCCCGTCGGGAGGCCAGCTGGATCGCGACAACATGTGCTCCAACTTCGAGATGGGCAAGCCTGAGAACATATTCTGGCCGACTGGCGGCGCGCCGCCTGGTGTTTATAAGGTCAGTGTGAACTACTACAGCGATTGCGGCGACGTAGGAGCGGTGAGATGGACTGTGCGCACGGTTGTCGGCGGGGACGTGAAGACATACACGGGAGTCCTGAACACAGAGGGGGAGACGCAGGAGGTCACGACATTCGAGATCCGATAG
- a CDS encoding DUF2117 domain-containing protein, translating to MRTSSAADERRLSIGVVIHGPEVVDTGFALQAIEWLEGHGDVVAVLGGTMGRVAVIDAGLEGRVDISKRRTPSQSVQDLQHSDLTVLLNHAKSRDTGIVFGAIVAGRARPANPLIQADSGGRFVAALANPSDLSNAIAEGLASDFGFEILDVCMTDDNLRQEGDVIVRRMSGVLPGERISVDGTVIGTATDTCVEIMARDGRIVGARGMDLKMHGLEKLQHVDLRSAILRSGSVRRTAGTLKPRIGSMRTSRNGRFAIIDHAAEASFELASDASFVITIGDDTTAIAGDVLSRLGIPVLGIVDGDLDGICSGLVMPEGSVIVRVMAGNDDSIGKAIRSISEKRRPSSLDEALDMVREAAGDRIVSIIRCDGR from the coding sequence ATGAGAACCTCGAGTGCGGCGGATGAGCGTAGGCTCTCGATAGGTGTTGTAATTCATGGTCCAGAGGTAGTGGATACTGGGTTTGCTTTACAGGCCATCGAATGGCTTGAGGGGCACGGCGATGTTGTGGCAGTCCTCGGCGGGACAATGGGCAGGGTTGCTGTTATCGATGCCGGTCTTGAGGGAAGGGTGGATATCAGCAAGCGACGAACTCCCAGCCAGTCTGTTCAGGACCTTCAGCACTCAGACCTCACAGTTCTTCTGAACCACGCTAAGAGCAGGGATACAGGGATTGTTTTTGGAGCAATCGTGGCTGGACGGGCTAGGCCCGCAAACCCCCTGATCCAAGCGGACTCCGGCGGGCGCTTCGTAGCAGCTCTTGCGAATCCGTCTGATCTCAGCAATGCCATCGCAGAGGGGCTCGCATCAGACTTCGGTTTTGAGATTCTTGATGTATGCATGACTGATGATAATTTGCGCCAGGAGGGCGATGTGATTGTGAGAAGGATGAGCGGGGTCCTGCCTGGGGAGAGGATCTCTGTCGACGGCACGGTTATCGGCACGGCCACTGATACCTGTGTGGAGATCATGGCGCGGGACGGGAGGATCGTTGGCGCAAGAGGAATGGATCTCAAAATGCATGGCCTGGAGAAGCTTCAGCATGTCGATCTGCGATCCGCGATTCTTCGAAGTGGGTCTGTGCGGAGAACTGCAGGGACTCTGAAGCCCAGGATTGGCTCCATGAGAACGAGCAGGAACGGCAGGTTTGCGATCATAGATCATGCTGCGGAGGCGTCATTCGAGCTCGCATCTGATGCATCATTTGTAATAACAATAGGCGACGATACAACAGCCATCGCCGGAGATGTTCTGTCCAGGCTCGGGATACCGGTACTGGGGATAGTCGATGGCGATCTCGACGGCATATGCAGCGGGCTTGTCATGCCTGAGGGGAGTGTGATCGTCAGGGTGATGGCCGGAAACGATGATAGCATCGGGAAGGCCATAAGATCGATATCGGAGAAGCGCAGGCCATCCAGCCTGGATGAGGCACTGGATATGGTAAGAGAGGCGGCGGGAGATCGCATCGTCTCCATAATCCGCTGCGATGGCAGATGA
- a CDS encoding DUF2098 domain-containing protein → MEIKEGSLVRYNGTGTVGVVKLVKEEDGETWALLDSTELYYLTSHLEPIEKVPERKELSGMSLEDLAERMKEQKELMERARLHDENLECGG, encoded by the coding sequence ATGGAGATAAAGGAAGGATCCCTGGTCAGGTACAACGGTACCGGGACTGTCGGGGTCGTCAAGCTCGTAAAAGAGGAGGATGGGGAGACCTGGGCGCTTCTGGATTCCACAGAGCTCTACTATCTGACATCCCACCTGGAGCCGATAGAGAAGGTCCCTGAGCGCAAGGAGCTCAGCGGAATGTCTCTTGAGGATCTTGCGGAGAGGATGAAGGAGCAGAAAGAGCTGATGGAACGTGCCAGGCTCCACGATGAGAACCTCGAGTGCGGCGGATGA
- a CDS encoding MoxR family ATPase — protein MSEDLSSIYARAPAIFRGIRGEIEKVMVGQRVAIEQLLASIIAGGHALLESNPGLGKTLLIKTTAKTMSLSFSRIQCTPDLMPADITGTTIIEEVDGEKRFRFEPGPIFANIVLADEINRASPKTQSAMLESMQEKQVTVGNRTYRLDDPFFVLATQNPIEMEGTFPLPEAQLDRFLMKIKMDYPSPDEEFQIMERYTGRVEPRVQSVASKEEILGLQQIAREVPISEDLRKAAVRLVVSTRRWDGVRYGASPRASIGLILAAKSRALLDGRNYVSREDLHVMAYPVLRHRLILTFEAERRGLTQDQVITDILKELKI, from the coding sequence ATGTCAGAGGATCTGAGTAGCATTTACGCAAGGGCACCTGCAATATTCCGGGGGATACGTGGGGAGATCGAGAAGGTCATGGTCGGGCAGAGGGTTGCGATAGAGCAGCTTCTTGCCTCCATAATCGCTGGAGGGCATGCGCTGCTCGAGTCCAACCCCGGCCTCGGGAAGACCCTGCTGATAAAGACCACAGCGAAGACCATGAGCCTGAGCTTCAGCCGGATACAGTGCACGCCTGATCTGATGCCGGCTGATATCACAGGAACCACGATCATCGAGGAGGTCGACGGGGAGAAGAGGTTCAGGTTCGAGCCCGGGCCGATATTCGCAAACATAGTCCTGGCGGACGAGATAAACAGAGCCTCGCCAAAGACGCAGTCTGCGATGCTCGAGTCGATGCAGGAGAAGCAGGTTACTGTTGGAAACAGAACATACAGGCTCGACGATCCCTTCTTCGTTCTGGCAACACAGAACCCGATAGAGATGGAGGGCACGTTCCCGCTGCCTGAGGCGCAGCTCGACAGGTTCCTCATGAAGATAAAGATGGACTATCCCTCGCCTGATGAGGAGTTCCAGATCATGGAGCGATACACTGGACGGGTGGAGCCAAGGGTCCAGAGCGTTGCGAGCAAGGAGGAGATCCTGGGGCTGCAGCAGATAGCGAGGGAGGTGCCGATATCCGAGGATCTCAGAAAGGCCGCTGTGCGGCTCGTGGTATCAACGAGGAGATGGGATGGCGTGAGATACGGGGCCAGCCCCAGGGCCAGCATAGGTCTCATCCTCGCAGCCAAATCAAGGGCTCTGCTCGATGGCAGGAACTACGTATCCAGGGAGGATCTCCATGTGATGGCTTATCCTGTTCTGAGGCACAGGCTCATACTGACATTCGAGGCTGAGCGACGGGGCCTGACTCAGGACCAGGTGATCACCGACATACTGAAAGAGTTGAAAATCTGA
- a CDS encoding DUF58 domain-containing protein: protein MDTEFFKELERFSLLVRKRVSTAHIGSRRSIQFGHGISPVGYREYRKGDDFKLVDWKVYARTERLYVREHEEERSLLVHILLDSSGSMRFNRKFELASKIAAGFAFIAAQENEKFSVSTFAEELRAGEPVRGVGNLLKAIDLLDGTEPSGGTDILKASDQFDRMISTTSLVVLISDMLDDLDKVETAIYRLSRHDLIVVQILSHEERDLGIAGDARFIDMESGESLITRVSQRLRDDYRSKIEAHNSRISEVCDSVGSSRFLFDSEMQVFDAFSEILRVGVLKV, encoded by the coding sequence ATGGATACAGAGTTTTTCAAGGAGCTTGAGCGTTTCAGCCTGCTGGTCAGAAAAAGGGTATCCACAGCACATATCGGGTCCAGAAGGTCCATACAGTTCGGCCACGGGATAAGCCCTGTGGGATACCGCGAGTACAGGAAGGGGGATGACTTCAAGCTCGTCGACTGGAAGGTATATGCGAGGACGGAACGGCTCTACGTCAGGGAGCATGAGGAGGAGCGGAGCCTTCTGGTTCACATCCTCCTGGACTCGAGCGGCAGCATGCGCTTCAACAGAAAGTTCGAGCTTGCATCGAAAATCGCTGCAGGCTTTGCGTTCATTGCAGCACAGGAGAACGAGAAGTTCTCAGTCTCCACCTTCGCAGAGGAGCTCAGGGCAGGCGAGCCTGTGAGGGGCGTTGGAAACCTACTGAAGGCGATAGATCTGCTTGACGGCACAGAGCCCTCAGGCGGCACGGATATACTGAAGGCATCAGACCAGTTCGACAGGATGATCTCGACGACCAGCCTTGTTGTTCTCATATCAGATATGCTGGACGATCTCGATAAGGTGGAGACCGCGATCTACAGATTGTCACGCCATGATCTCATCGTTGTGCAGATACTCTCGCATGAGGAGCGCGATCTCGGAATAGCCGGAGATGCGAGGTTCATCGATATGGAGAGCGGAGAATCTCTCATAACAAGAGTCAGCCAGAGGCTCAGAGACGATTACAGATCCAAGATCGAGGCGCACAACTCCAGGATATCAGAGGTCTGCGATTCTGTGGGATCGAGTCGGTTTCTGTTCGATTCGGAGATGCAGGTCTTCGATGCATTCTCAGAGATACTGAGAGTCGGAGTGCTTAAGGTCTGA
- a CDS encoding NAD(P)H-hydrate dehydratase, whose amino-acid sequence MRYISAEEMGAIDANCAYLGISTLQLMENAGAALAGEIRGIGGRRIAIIAGRGNNGGDAFVAARHLDDLEVTVFLIGRARDISTEEARRNWDVLKRLELDLREITDVSEIDLSGYDVVVDALFGTGVRGPIKGLEGDVIDLINSCGKHILSVDVPSGLGTGKEVTPDITITFHRPKIGMKGDFRVVSIGIPRMAEFLVGPGDLRLLGRRGPESHKGDSGRILVIGGGPYTGAPALSAMAALRAGADIVTVAAPRSVADTISSFSPNMIVRPLTSDRLCMADLEILKSLIPRHDVVVIGMGLGREEETIEAVSEILPLCDRVVIDADALQPGMPLKGIVTPHAGEFRRISGLDLPKGRERIEVVRRFARERGLVVLLKGRMDIITDGEVVRGNTTGNPGMTVGGTGDVLAGITGAFYARADAMRAAAAAAFVNGRAGDLVYREKDFGMVATDLIDRIPEAMMI is encoded by the coding sequence ATGCGCTATATTTCAGCTGAGGAGATGGGCGCGATAGATGCGAACTGCGCGTATCTCGGTATATCCACGCTCCAGCTCATGGAGAATGCAGGAGCAGCACTTGCGGGTGAGATCAGGGGGATCGGAGGAAGGAGAATCGCCATAATCGCCGGCAGAGGAAACAACGGCGGAGATGCTTTTGTGGCAGCACGCCACCTTGATGATCTCGAGGTGACTGTGTTCCTCATAGGGCGCGCGAGGGATATATCGACCGAGGAGGCCAGGAGAAATTGGGATGTTCTAAAGCGCCTCGAGCTCGATCTCAGGGAGATCACGGACGTGAGCGAGATCGATCTGAGCGGATATGATGTTGTCGTCGACGCCCTCTTCGGAACAGGTGTTCGCGGCCCGATAAAGGGGCTTGAGGGGGATGTCATAGATCTCATCAACTCCTGTGGAAAGCATATTCTCTCTGTCGACGTGCCGAGCGGATTGGGCACCGGAAAGGAGGTCACTCCAGATATCACAATAACATTCCACCGCCCGAAGATCGGGATGAAGGGAGATTTCAGGGTCGTGAGTATCGGCATACCGAGAATGGCCGAGTTCCTCGTCGGCCCCGGTGATCTCAGGCTCCTGGGGAGACGGGGGCCTGAGAGCCACAAGGGCGACAGCGGCAGGATACTGGTGATCGGAGGCGGGCCGTACACTGGCGCGCCCGCTCTATCAGCGATGGCTGCACTCCGCGCTGGCGCTGACATAGTCACAGTCGCAGCGCCGAGGAGCGTCGCGGATACGATCTCCTCGTTTTCACCGAACATGATCGTCAGGCCGCTGACATCAGACAGGCTGTGCATGGCCGACCTCGAGATCCTGAAGAGCCTGATACCGAGACATGATGTTGTCGTCATCGGCATGGGTCTGGGCAGAGAGGAGGAGACAATCGAGGCGGTATCGGAGATACTCCCGCTGTGCGATAGGGTTGTGATCGATGCCGACGCGCTCCAGCCCGGTATGCCGCTGAAGGGGATAGTGACGCCGCATGCCGGAGAGTTCAGGCGCATAAGCGGACTGGATCTCCCAAAGGGAAGGGAGAGGATTGAGGTGGTGAGGAGATTCGCACGCGAGAGGGGGCTCGTCGTCCTTCTCAAGGGGAGAATGGACATAATCACAGACGGAGAGGTAGTGAGGGGGAACACCACAGGAAACCCGGGCATGACAGTTGGAGGGACAGGGGATGTTCTTGCAGGCATAACAGGAGCGTTTTACGCGCGTGCGGATGCGATGAGGGCTGCTGCAGCGGCTGCATTCGTCAACGGCAGGGCGGGAGATCTCGTCTATCGCGAGAAGGATTTCGGGATGGTGGCCACGGATCTCATAGACAGGATACCTGAGGCGATGATGATCTGA